A region from the Achromobacter seleniivolatilans genome encodes:
- a CDS encoding ABC transporter permease, with translation MSLSGLLLQLLNGLADASALFLVAAGLSLIFGVTRVVNFAHGSFYMLGIYLAWTFTTWFGDGAGYWAGLLLAALATGLIGAAAEWLVLKRLYRAPELFQLLATFALVLIIGDAALAIWGPEDLFAARAPGLSGAVQILGRRYPQYDLLLIAAGPVVLGLLWLLLMRTRWGRLLRAASENRTMLAALGVNQAWLFTSAFTLGAFLAGLGGALAAPRVPATLGLDLEIIASAFVVVVVGGLGSIPGAFLAALLICSVKAVFVFLGQVHIGPWIFNLSKLTLLAEFAVMAVVLVVRPWGLQGKPPAPASHTGMPERPIAPAGRRLRLAYGLLLVLLALVPVAALYWPYLSILLTEILIAALFAASLHFLTGLAGMTSFGHAAWFGLGAYGAALLLKLAAVPMEAALLLGPFAAAFGALLFGWFCVRLSGVYLAMLTLAVAQILWALTYQWDDVTGGSNGVIGLWPSPWLAQGPWFYYVTLALCAAGIAWLRRLAFAPLGYALRGVRDSALRAEALGMDTRRVQWAGFVAASFAAGLAGSLYAFSKGSIAPDVLAVSRSVDGLVMVLLGGLQTLAGPLVGAASYTWLQDTAARTTEYWHAVLGLAILALVMVFPEGLAGAAARLRRRSA, from the coding sequence ATGAGTCTGTCTGGGCTGCTGTTGCAGCTGCTTAACGGACTGGCGGATGCCAGCGCGCTGTTTCTGGTCGCTGCGGGGCTGTCCCTGATCTTCGGCGTGACGCGCGTGGTCAACTTCGCGCATGGCTCGTTCTACATGCTGGGCATCTACCTGGCGTGGACCTTCACCACGTGGTTTGGCGATGGCGCGGGCTACTGGGCCGGCCTGCTGCTGGCCGCCCTGGCCACGGGTCTGATCGGAGCCGCGGCTGAATGGCTCGTATTGAAGCGTCTGTACCGCGCCCCCGAACTCTTCCAATTGCTGGCGACCTTTGCCCTGGTTCTCATCATCGGCGATGCGGCGTTGGCAATCTGGGGCCCCGAAGACCTCTTCGCCGCGCGTGCGCCGGGGCTTTCCGGAGCCGTGCAGATCCTGGGCCGCCGCTATCCCCAATATGACCTGTTGCTGATCGCGGCCGGCCCTGTGGTGCTGGGTTTGCTGTGGCTGCTCTTGATGCGAACGCGCTGGGGCAGGCTGTTGCGCGCCGCATCCGAGAACCGCACGATGCTCGCCGCGCTTGGCGTGAACCAGGCCTGGCTGTTCACCTCAGCCTTCACGCTGGGCGCGTTCCTGGCCGGCCTGGGCGGCGCCTTGGCCGCCCCGCGCGTGCCTGCAACCCTGGGCCTGGACCTGGAAATCATTGCCAGCGCTTTCGTGGTGGTCGTCGTGGGTGGACTGGGCTCCATTCCCGGCGCTTTCCTGGCTGCGTTGCTGATCTGCTCGGTCAAGGCCGTGTTCGTTTTCCTGGGACAAGTGCACATCGGCCCCTGGATCTTCAACCTGTCCAAGCTCACGTTACTGGCGGAATTCGCCGTGATGGCCGTCGTGCTGGTCGTGCGCCCCTGGGGCTTGCAGGGCAAACCGCCCGCGCCCGCCTCGCATACAGGCATGCCTGAACGCCCGATCGCCCCCGCTGGCCGCCGCTTGCGGCTGGCGTATGGCTTGTTGCTGGTCTTGCTGGCCTTGGTCCCCGTGGCCGCGCTGTACTGGCCGTATCTCAGCATTCTGCTGACCGAGATCCTGATCGCGGCGTTGTTTGCCGCCAGCCTGCACTTTCTGACCGGGCTGGCCGGCATGACCTCCTTTGGCCACGCCGCCTGGTTCGGCTTGGGCGCCTATGGCGCCGCGCTGCTGCTGAAGTTGGCCGCCGTGCCGATGGAAGCCGCTTTGCTGCTGGGGCCTTTCGCTGCCGCATTCGGCGCGTTGTTGTTCGGGTGGTTCTGTGTACGTCTATCTGGCGTGTATCTGGCAATGCTGACGCTGGCCGTTGCGCAGATCCTGTGGGCGCTGACCTATCAATGGGATGACGTGACTGGCGGCAGCAATGGCGTCATCGGTCTGTGGCCGTCGCCGTGGCTGGCGCAGGGCCCGTGGTTTTATTACGTGACGCTGGCGCTGTGCGCCGCAGGTATCGCCTGGCTGCGCCGCCTGGCGTTTGCGCCGCTGGGTTACGCGTTGCGCGGGGTGCGTGACTCTGCCCTGCGCGCGGAAGCGCTGGGCATGGACACCCGGCGCGTGCAATGGGCCGGTTTTGTTGCCGCGTCCTTTGCGGCCGGGCTTGCCGGATCACTCTATGCGTTTTCAAAAGGCAGCATTGCGCCGGATGTTTTGGCCGTGAGCCGGTCGGTGGACGGACTGGTGATGGTCTTGCTCGGCGGGCTGCAAACCTTGGCCGGCCCGCTGGTCGGCGCGGCGTCCTACACCTGGTTGCAGGACACCGCCGCGCGCACCACCGAATACTGGCATGCCGTGCTGGGCCTGGCGATTCTGGCGCTGGTCATGGTGTTTCCTGAAGGCCTGGCGGGCGCCGCTGCCCGCTTGCGCCGGAGATCTGCATGA
- a CDS encoding class I SAM-dependent methyltransferase: MNPLLSVVERKLQSLPVSVQLVLPDGTVLGPPGPRVRFVAHDKTALAHLAEGAVGVLGQDYVEGRIDIEGNMRDVMAAASALMPGSPVDAARGGWLTELVRKVVSVWRHSIERDAKQIEFHYDLSDDFYALWLDPRRVYSCAYYRTPDMTLAEAQEAKLDHICRKLRLQAGERFLDVGAGWGGLLLWAAENYGVDATGITLSRNQHAHVTRLIQEKGLAGRARIELLDYRKLDESAAYDKIASVGMFEHVGRAQLEDYFAKLRRLLKPGGLIMNHGITAAGVYNAELGNGMGEFIEKYIFPGGELTHISVVMEAMTNGGLEEVDVENLRPHYARTLWAWSDALEARLPEAAQVLGGEQGERSLRAYRLYLAGCAMAFEHGWIALHQILGQHPATGRPDELDNPADQAYPWRRDYMYSGGR, encoded by the coding sequence GTGAATCCTTTGTTGTCTGTAGTGGAACGCAAGCTCCAATCGTTGCCTGTTTCCGTCCAGCTGGTATTGCCCGATGGAACGGTGTTGGGTCCGCCCGGCCCCCGCGTCCGGTTTGTCGCGCATGACAAGACCGCGTTGGCGCACTTGGCCGAAGGCGCCGTGGGCGTGTTGGGGCAAGACTATGTGGAAGGCCGTATCGACATCGAGGGCAATATGCGCGACGTTATGGCTGCCGCTTCGGCCTTGATGCCGGGCTCGCCGGTTGATGCGGCGCGCGGCGGCTGGTTGACCGAATTGGTCCGCAAAGTGGTGTCCGTGTGGCGCCATTCGATCGAACGTGACGCCAAGCAGATCGAATTCCATTACGACCTGTCCGATGATTTTTATGCGCTGTGGCTAGATCCGCGCCGCGTTTATTCCTGCGCCTATTACCGCACGCCGGACATGACGCTGGCAGAAGCGCAGGAAGCGAAACTGGACCACATCTGCCGCAAGCTGCGGCTACAGGCTGGCGAACGGTTTTTGGATGTGGGGGCGGGTTGGGGCGGGCTATTGCTGTGGGCTGCCGAAAACTACGGTGTGGACGCAACCGGCATCACCCTGTCGCGCAACCAGCATGCGCATGTGACGAGGCTGATTCAGGAAAAAGGCCTGGCCGGACGCGCCCGCATCGAACTGCTGGACTACCGCAAACTGGATGAATCCGCCGCCTATGACAAGATTGCCTCGGTAGGCATGTTCGAACATGTGGGCCGGGCGCAGTTGGAAGACTATTTCGCCAAGTTGCGACGGCTGCTCAAGCCGGGCGGGCTGATCATGAATCATGGCATTACGGCTGCTGGCGTCTATAACGCCGAGCTGGGTAATGGCATGGGCGAATTCATTGAGAAGTACATCTTCCCCGGTGGTGAGCTGACGCATATCAGCGTCGTCATGGAAGCCATGACCAATGGCGGGCTGGAAGAGGTTGATGTGGAAAACCTGCGGCCTCACTACGCGCGCACATTGTGGGCATGGAGTGATGCGTTGGAGGCCCGCCTGCCGGAAGCGGCACAGGTCTTGGGGGGCGAACAAGGCGAGCGTTCGCTGCGTGCCTACCGGCTGTATTTGGCCGGTTGCGCCATGGCGTTCGAGCACGGTTGGATTGCATTGCATCAGATACTGGGCCAGCACCCCGCCACAGGGCGCCCTGATGAATTGGATAACCCGGCGGACCAGGCCTATCCGTGGCGGCGGGACTATATGTATAGCGGCGGCCGTTGA
- the rpmB gene encoding 50S ribosomal protein L28: MARVCQVTGKGPMVGNNVSHANNKTKRRFLPNLQSRRFWVESENRWVRLRVSAKAIRTIDKNGIDVVLAEMRARGEMA; this comes from the coding sequence ATGGCACGCGTATGCCAAGTGACCGGCAAAGGCCCGATGGTGGGCAACAATGTTTCGCACGCGAACAACAAGACCAAGCGTCGCTTCCTCCCCAACCTGCAATCGCGCCGGTTCTGGGTTGAAAGCGAAAACCGCTGGGTTCGCCTGCGCGTCTCCGCTAAGGCCATCCGCACGATCGACAAGAACGGCATCGACGTCGTGCTGGCCGAAATGCGTGCCCGCGGCGAAATGGCCTAA
- a CDS encoding tautomerase family protein: protein MPILNVQIMQGHSAAQKTELLKAASNAVVQSIAAPLSSVRIVLQEVPAENVIVAGEIGKRMARVDVALIEGRDEAKKAALIAALNQAVCASIDISGEDVRVLIRDVPKVDMGVANGLSAKAAGR, encoded by the coding sequence ATGCCCATCTTGAACGTCCAGATCATGCAAGGCCATTCGGCCGCCCAAAAGACCGAGCTGCTGAAGGCGGCGTCGAACGCGGTGGTCCAGAGCATTGCCGCGCCGTTGTCCAGCGTGCGGATTGTGCTGCAGGAAGTGCCCGCGGAAAACGTCATCGTTGCCGGCGAAATTGGCAAGCGTATGGCGCGCGTGGATGTTGCGCTGATCGAAGGCCGTGACGAAGCCAAGAAGGCGGCGCTGATTGCGGCGCTGAACCAGGCTGTGTGCGCCAGCATCGATATCTCGGGCGAAGACGTGCGCGTGCTGATTCGCGATGTGCCCAAAGTGGATATGGGCGTGGCCAACGGCCTCAGCGCCAAGGCCGCAGGCCGCTAA
- a CDS encoding ABC transporter ATP-binding protein, giving the protein MSAPQALLQVDDLRKTFGGIDALAGVSFTLAAGQMLAMIGPNGAGKSTCFNVLGGQLRPDSGSVRLDGRELVGLSAGKICRLGVGRTFQTAATFRSMTVQENVQTALLSRDRLLFNPWRRAARHAADEAMTLLSQVQMADKASAHCGTLAYGDVKRVELAMALAHQPRLLLMDEPTAGMATNERHALMRLTRQLADTQRMAVLFTEHSLDVVFKHADRIAVLVRGALLAEGEPSQIAADERVKAAYLGTDSPQSA; this is encoded by the coding sequence ATGAGCGCTCCCCAAGCCCTGCTGCAAGTCGATGACCTGCGCAAAACATTTGGCGGCATCGATGCGCTGGCTGGCGTCTCGTTCACGCTTGCAGCGGGTCAGATGCTGGCAATGATCGGGCCGAACGGTGCAGGTAAATCGACTTGCTTCAATGTGCTGGGCGGCCAATTGCGGCCAGATTCGGGCTCGGTACGATTAGACGGCCGCGAACTGGTCGGCCTGTCCGCTGGCAAGATCTGCCGGCTGGGTGTTGGCCGCACGTTCCAGACTGCCGCAACCTTTCGTTCCATGACCGTGCAAGAAAACGTGCAGACCGCGCTCTTGTCGCGCGACCGCCTGTTGTTCAATCCGTGGCGGCGGGCGGCGCGCCATGCGGCCGACGAAGCGATGACGCTGCTGTCCCAGGTACAGATGGCGGACAAAGCGTCAGCTCATTGCGGCACGCTGGCCTACGGCGACGTCAAACGCGTGGAACTGGCCATGGCGCTGGCGCATCAGCCTCGCCTGCTGCTGATGGACGAACCCACGGCTGGCATGGCCACGAATGAACGGCATGCGCTGATGCGCTTGACGCGGCAGCTCGCCGATACTCAACGGATGGCCGTGCTGTTCACCGAACACAGCCTGGACGTGGTGTTCAAGCATGCCGATCGCATCGCCGTGCTGGTGCGAGGCGCCCTGCTCGCCGAAGGCGAACCTTCTCAAATTGCGGCGGATGAACGGGTCAAGGCGGCTTATCTGGGCACCGATTCGCCACAGTCCGCTTGA
- a CDS encoding ABC transporter permease, which produces MFPEIIPARQVRAAIDGFVDHLVTNYADTLETLSQPVLHALVWLEQLLRNSPWWAVVAVTVAIAWGVSRRIGLSLAMGALLCVIGVLGLWDAGMQTLALMIMAAGLSVVIGIPLGVLMARINWLRSIMLPVLDVMQTMPSFVYLIPVVMLFGLGKIPAIIATVIYAVPPLIRLTDLGIRLVDREVLEASRAFGANPRQQLFGVQLPLALPNIMAGINQTTMMALSMVVIASMIGARGLGYEVLLGINRLEVGRGLLAGLGIVVLAVLFDRITQSYGQRMRMGGQR; this is translated from the coding sequence ATGTTTCCTGAAATTATTCCCGCCCGTCAGGTAAGGGCGGCGATCGACGGGTTCGTCGATCACCTGGTCACCAACTACGCGGACACGCTTGAGACCCTGTCTCAGCCGGTTCTGCACGCCTTGGTGTGGCTGGAACAACTGCTGCGCAACTCGCCCTGGTGGGCGGTGGTTGCAGTGACTGTGGCGATTGCGTGGGGCGTCAGCCGCCGCATCGGACTGAGCCTGGCGATGGGCGCGCTGCTGTGCGTGATCGGTGTGCTGGGTCTGTGGGATGCCGGTATGCAGACCTTGGCCTTGATGATCATGGCCGCAGGCCTGTCGGTGGTGATCGGCATTCCGTTGGGCGTGCTGATGGCGCGCATCAATTGGCTGCGTTCCATCATGCTGCCAGTGCTGGATGTGATGCAGACCATGCCCAGTTTCGTGTATCTGATCCCTGTCGTGATGCTGTTTGGCCTGGGCAAGATTCCCGCCATCATCGCCACGGTGATTTACGCCGTGCCGCCGCTGATCCGCCTGACCGACCTGGGCATCCGCCTGGTTGACCGCGAAGTGCTGGAAGCATCGCGCGCCTTTGGCGCCAACCCGCGCCAGCAACTCTTCGGTGTGCAGTTGCCGCTGGCACTGCCCAACATCATGGCTGGCATCAACCAGACCACGATGATGGCGCTGTCCATGGTGGTGATCGCCTCGATGATTGGCGCGCGCGGTCTGGGCTATGAAGTGCTGCTCGGGATCAACCGTCTGGAAGTGGGCCGCGGCCTGCTGGCAGGCTTGGGTATCGTGGTGTTGGCCGTGCTGTTCGACCGGATCACGCAATCGTATGGACAGCGTATGCGCATGGGAGGCCAGCGATGA
- a CDS encoding ABC transporter substrate-binding protein — protein sequence MLRPCLTLLRRALAPALLALALTPVAVAAPKDKEPPIRIGEINSYKAIPAFLGPYKKGWQLALEQVNAEGGVLGRKLEVISRDDNGNPGDSVRAAQELIAREKVELLFGGFLSNTGLALTDFAKQQQVFFLAAEPLTDKITWQEGNRYTYRLRPSTWMHVAALAPKALALRKKRWAIVYPNYEYGQSAVATFKAMMKSFQSDVEFVAEQAVPLGKVDAGAVVQALADAKPDAIFNVLFAADLTRFVREGNTRGLFENRAVVSVLSGEPEYLEPLGADTPTGWIVTGYPWYAIDTPANTAFVEAYKKRYNETPKVGSVVGYASLMSIAQGLKAAGAVDTEKLVDAFAGLKVDTPYGQIQYRKLDHQSTMGVYVGVTAVEDGKGIMKDFTYIDGARLQPPDEQVRKMRPAH from the coding sequence ATGCTTCGTCCCTGCCTTACCCTGCTGCGCCGCGCACTTGCGCCCGCGCTCCTGGCCCTGGCGCTGACTCCGGTCGCGGTTGCCGCCCCCAAGGACAAGGAACCGCCCATTCGCATCGGCGAAATCAACAGCTACAAGGCAATTCCCGCCTTTCTAGGCCCCTACAAAAAGGGCTGGCAGTTGGCGCTGGAGCAGGTCAATGCCGAAGGCGGCGTGCTGGGCAGGAAGCTGGAAGTCATCTCGCGAGACGACAACGGCAACCCCGGCGACTCGGTGCGTGCCGCGCAAGAACTGATAGCCCGTGAAAAAGTAGAACTGCTGTTTGGCGGGTTTCTTTCCAACACCGGCCTGGCGCTGACTGACTTCGCCAAACAGCAGCAGGTGTTCTTTCTGGCCGCAGAACCGCTGACAGACAAAATCACCTGGCAAGAGGGCAACCGCTACACATACCGGCTGCGCCCCTCAACCTGGATGCACGTGGCAGCCTTGGCGCCCAAGGCCCTGGCTCTGCGCAAGAAGCGCTGGGCCATCGTCTACCCCAACTACGAGTACGGGCAGTCTGCCGTGGCCACCTTCAAGGCCATGATGAAGTCCTTCCAGTCCGATGTGGAATTTGTCGCAGAGCAAGCCGTGCCGCTGGGCAAGGTGGATGCTGGCGCGGTCGTGCAAGCCTTGGCCGATGCCAAGCCCGATGCGATTTTCAACGTGCTGTTCGCTGCCGACCTGACCCGCTTCGTTCGTGAAGGCAATACACGCGGCCTGTTCGAGAACCGTGCCGTCGTCTCCGTCCTGTCCGGCGAACCCGAATACCTTGAACCGCTGGGGGCCGACACCCCCACAGGCTGGATCGTCACTGGCTACCCCTGGTATGCCATCGACACGCCTGCCAACACCGCCTTTGTCGAGGCCTATAAGAAGCGCTACAACGAAACCCCCAAGGTCGGCTCGGTCGTTGGATACGCGTCACTGATGTCGATTGCGCAAGGCCTGAAAGCCGCCGGCGCCGTGGACACGGAAAAACTCGTCGACGCCTTCGCCGGCCTCAAAGTCGACACTCCGTACGGTCAGATCCAATACCGCAAGCTTGATCATCAATCGACGATGGGCGTGTACGTGGGCGTGACCGCAGTGGAAGATGGCAAGGGCATCATGAAAGACTTCACATACATCGACGGCGCCCGCCTGCAACCGCCCGATGAGCAGGTGCGCAAGATGCGTCCCGCGCACTGA
- a CDS encoding ABC transporter substrate-binding protein — protein sequence MRFTPVKTLAAAAVLFAFAGAAQAADAPQCEIKRPVNFGAMNWESNLVLVDVERFIMEKGYGCKTDTLPTETLPALAALERGDLDINTEIWLNSVADPWDRAEKTGKVKRVGDLYMGAEGWYIPRYTAERLPELKAAADLPKFKDKFKDPEEPGKGRFYGCPAGWGCEVTSNNLFHALKLDDSYTLYSPGTGAAQKAALMSAYKRKQNVVFYYWSPTPLVGAMDLVKLDMPPFDAEKHKCLTSTKCAKPEPSAYPDNPVFTAVNTKFSQEAPTLTEFLSKVSVPLPVINETLAHMEESGDESSAVAKWFLKNKPDVWTKWVPADVAQRVQAAL from the coding sequence ATGCGTTTTACCCCTGTCAAGACTCTGGCCGCCGCGGCTGTACTGTTTGCATTTGCCGGAGCGGCTCAAGCCGCCGATGCGCCTCAATGCGAAATCAAGCGCCCGGTTAATTTCGGCGCCATGAACTGGGAATCCAACCTGGTTCTGGTTGATGTCGAACGTTTCATCATGGAAAAGGGCTACGGTTGCAAGACCGATACCCTGCCGACCGAAACCCTGCCCGCTCTGGCTGCCCTGGAACGCGGCGATCTGGATATCAACACCGAGATCTGGTTGAACAGCGTGGCCGATCCCTGGGACCGCGCCGAGAAGACCGGCAAGGTCAAGCGCGTGGGCGACCTGTACATGGGCGCCGAGGGTTGGTACATCCCCCGCTATACCGCAGAACGTCTGCCCGAATTGAAGGCTGCGGCGGACCTGCCGAAGTTCAAGGACAAGTTCAAGGACCCCGAAGAACCCGGCAAGGGCCGCTTCTACGGCTGCCCGGCAGGTTGGGGCTGCGAAGTCACCAGCAATAATCTCTTCCATGCCTTAAAGCTGGACGACAGCTACACGCTGTACTCGCCCGGCACGGGCGCAGCACAGAAGGCGGCGTTGATGTCGGCCTACAAGCGCAAGCAAAACGTGGTCTTTTACTACTGGTCGCCCACTCCGCTGGTAGGCGCAATGGACCTGGTCAAGCTGGACATGCCGCCCTTTGACGCCGAAAAGCACAAGTGCCTGACGTCGACCAAGTGCGCCAAGCCCGAGCCCAGCGCCTATCCCGACAATCCCGTCTTTACCGCGGTGAACACGAAGTTCTCGCAGGAAGCCCCCACGCTGACCGAATTCCTGTCCAAGGTATCGGTGCCGCTGCCGGTGATCAACGAAACGCTGGCCCACATGGAAGAGTCTGGTGACGAATCCAGCGCCGTGGCCAAGTGGTTCCTGAAAAACAAGCCCGACGTCTGGACCAAGTGGGTCCCTGCCGACGTCGCCCAGCGGGTTCAAGCCGCGCTGTAA
- a CDS encoding Bcr/CflA family multidrug efflux MFS transporter → MGALTAIGPFAIDMYLPAFPTIAANLGVPRGDVERTLAAYLIGLALAQVFYGPMADRFGRKPPLMVGLALFMVASLGCALSGSVESLTGWRVVQAMGGAAGIVIPRAVIRDHYETHEAARAMSLLMLIMGLAPILAPLAGGQLLTITSWRSLFWVMLAGGAMLMFAVAKIMKESLTPERVVPLRWSTILRNYRDLFKHRGFMAHSLAGGFGQAGMFAYIIGSPRVFIELYGVQPQYYGLLFGTNALSLIICSQISARLLRSYTPRQLQRRALTSLAVASLAAVALTLAGWMTLPLLMLCLISYMGSQGFVNPNSAALALSDQGKRLGAASALLGTLQLSCGALAGFAVSAWQTDSALPLTTTLATCACLSWISGRVAQSHKP, encoded by the coding sequence ATGGGCGCGCTGACGGCGATTGGCCCGTTTGCCATCGATATGTACCTGCCCGCGTTCCCCACTATTGCGGCGAACCTGGGCGTGCCGCGCGGCGACGTTGAGCGCACCCTTGCGGCCTATCTGATTGGTCTGGCGCTGGCTCAGGTGTTTTACGGCCCGATGGCCGACCGTTTCGGCCGCAAACCGCCGCTGATGGTGGGTTTGGCGCTGTTCATGGTGGCGTCTTTGGGCTGCGCGTTGTCTGGCTCGGTGGAATCGCTGACCGGCTGGCGCGTCGTGCAAGCCATGGGCGGCGCGGCCGGCATTGTGATTCCGCGCGCCGTCATCCGCGACCACTACGAAACCCATGAAGCCGCGCGCGCCATGTCGCTGCTGATGCTCATCATGGGCCTGGCACCGATTCTTGCACCGCTGGCGGGCGGCCAGTTGCTGACCATTACGTCCTGGCGCAGCTTGTTCTGGGTGATGCTTGCAGGCGGCGCCATGCTGATGTTCGCTGTAGCAAAGATCATGAAAGAGTCACTGACGCCCGAACGCGTCGTGCCGCTGCGCTGGAGCACCATCCTGCGCAACTACCGCGACTTGTTCAAGCATCGCGGGTTCATGGCGCACAGCCTGGCAGGCGGCTTCGGCCAGGCCGGCATGTTCGCCTACATCATCGGTTCTCCGCGCGTCTTCATTGAGCTCTATGGCGTGCAGCCTCAGTATTACGGCCTGCTGTTCGGCACCAATGCGCTGTCGCTGATCATCTGTTCCCAGATCAGCGCGCGTCTGCTGCGTTCGTACACCCCCCGCCAATTGCAACGCCGCGCCTTGACGTCGCTGGCCGTGGCCAGCCTGGCGGCGGTAGCGCTGACCCTGGCAGGTTGGATGACGCTGCCGCTACTTATGCTGTGCCTGATCAGCTATATGGGCAGCCAGGGCTTTGTGAATCCTAATTCGGCAGCACTTGCGCTGTCGGATCAGGGCAAGCGCCTGGGAGCGGCCTCCGCCTTATTGGGGACGTTGCAATTGTCTTGCGGCGCACTGGCCGGTTTTGCGGTCAGCGCCTGGCAAACCGATAGCGCCCTGCCCCTGACCACGACGCTTGCGACCTGCGCCTGCCTGTCCTGGATATCGGGCCGTGTCGCGCAATCGCACAAGCCCTGA
- the rpmG gene encoding 50S ribosomal protein L33, with translation MAKGIREKIKLESTAGTGHFYTTTKNKRNMPEKMLIKKFDPVVRKHVDYKETKLK, from the coding sequence ATGGCCAAAGGTATCCGCGAAAAGATCAAGCTCGAGTCGACTGCCGGCACGGGTCATTTCTACACGACCACCAAGAACAAGCGCAACATGCCCGAAAAGATGCTGATCAAGAAATTTGATCCGGTCGTTCGCAAGCACGTTGACTACAAGGAAACCAAGCTGAAGTAA
- a CDS encoding quaternary amine ABC transporter ATP-binding protein, translating to MSKIEVKNIYKVFGSHPKKWLQAAQGGMSKEQLLAESGHTLGLRDISLSIEEGSIYVIMGLSGSGKSTLIRHFNRLIEPSAGHILVDGVDVVSLNKRELEVFRQKKMSMVFQRFGLFPHRTVLDNAAYGLTVQGVGKTEREKRARDWLEQVGLAGFENQYPHQLSGGMQQRVGLARALATDAEILLMDEAFSALDPLIRREMQDQLLQLQAKLNKTIVFITHDLDEALRLGNRIAILKDGELVQEGTPEDILLNPANDYVQSFLQDVNRTKVLNATHAVNPARLTLTMRSRPAHAMDRMRALDYEYAPVLDGKRLAGVLTAKAAEQAIQEGARDVSRYVEDLASVPATAGLGEVLAQLVHSDQPVAVTGEDDEFLGMLSRKKVVELVTPALTETTPAEAAVADLESQPVPEHRGVAA from the coding sequence ATGAGCAAGATCGAGGTTAAGAACATCTATAAGGTCTTTGGTTCGCATCCGAAGAAATGGCTGCAAGCCGCTCAAGGCGGCATGAGCAAGGAACAGCTGTTGGCCGAAAGCGGCCATACGCTGGGCCTGCGCGACATCAGCTTGTCTATTGAAGAAGGCAGCATCTACGTCATCATGGGCTTGTCGGGGTCCGGCAAGTCGACACTGATCCGTCACTTCAACCGTCTGATTGAGCCGAGTGCCGGCCACATCCTGGTGGACGGCGTGGACGTGGTCAGCTTGAACAAGCGCGAACTTGAAGTCTTCCGTCAAAAGAAGATGAGCATGGTGTTCCAGCGCTTTGGTTTGTTTCCGCACCGCACGGTGCTGGACAACGCGGCGTACGGCCTGACCGTGCAAGGCGTAGGCAAGACCGAACGCGAAAAACGCGCCCGCGATTGGCTTGAGCAAGTGGGCTTGGCCGGCTTCGAAAATCAGTATCCGCATCAGTTGTCGGGCGGCATGCAGCAACGGGTGGGCCTGGCGCGCGCGCTAGCCACCGATGCAGAAATCCTGCTGATGGACGAAGCGTTTTCGGCGTTGGACCCGCTCATCCGCCGTGAAATGCAGGATCAGCTGTTGCAGTTGCAGGCCAAGCTGAATAAGACCATCGTGTTTATTACGCACGATCTGGACGAAGCGCTGCGCTTGGGCAACCGGATTGCCATCCTGAAGGACGGCGAACTGGTGCAGGAAGGCACGCCTGAAGACATTCTGTTGAACCCGGCCAATGACTACGTGCAATCGTTCTTGCAGGACGTGAACCGGACCAAGGTGCTGAACGCTACGCACGCCGTCAATCCGGCGCGTCTGACGCTGACGATGCGGTCGCGCCCGGCACACGCCATGGACCGCATGCGCGCGCTGGACTACGAGTATGCGCCAGTGCTGGACGGCAAGCGCCTGGCGGGCGTTCTGACGGCCAAGGCGGCTGAACAAGCCATACAGGAAGGCGCACGCGATGTGTCGCGCTATGTCGAGGATCTGGCGTCGGTGCCGGCCACGGCGGGTCTGGGCGAAGTGCTGGCCCAGTTGGTGCACAGCGACCAGCCGGTTGCCGTGACGGGCGAGGACGACGAGTTCCTGGGCATGCTGTCGCGCAAAAAGGTCGTCGAACTGGTGACCCCTGCGTTGACCGAGACCACGCCGGCAGAGGCTGCCGTTGCCGATCTGGAATCCCAACCCGTCCCCGAACACCGGGGCGTAGCGGCCTGA